In Alistipes ihumii AP11, a genomic segment contains:
- a CDS encoding pyridoxamine 5'-phosphate oxidase family protein: protein MERIIQKASELLKRCQAVTFATVNGEGFPRPVPVKTLRTDDALTIWFATGIDSEKVAHIRRNMRTGASFYDRDDSVSLIGHAEVVTDPETLCDMWQPWLEAHFPGGPSDANYCLIKFTPGEGAFYLGGEFVKFRLA from the coding sequence ATGGAAAGGATCATTCAGAAAGCCAGCGAATTGCTGAAACGTTGCCAGGCCGTTACGTTCGCTACGGTCAACGGAGAGGGGTTCCCGCGTCCCGTTCCGGTAAAGACGCTCCGGACGGACGATGCGCTGACGATATGGTTCGCTACGGGAATCGATTCGGAGAAAGTCGCTCACATCCGGCGCAATATGCGGACGGGAGCCTCGTTCTACGATCGAGACGACAGCGTTTCCCTGATCGGACACGCCGAGGTGGTGACCGATCCCGAGACGCTGTGCGACATGTGGCAGCCGTGGTTGGAGGCGCATTTCCCCGGCGGGCCGTCCGATGCGAATTATTGTCTGATCAAGTTTACTCCGGGCGAGGGTGCGTTCTACCT
- a CDS encoding nitroreductase family protein, with protein sequence MIETIFRHRSVRSYKSDPVDERLLERILEAGVRASNTGNMQVYSIVVTTDPAIRQELSPCHFGQPMVTGAPVVLTFCVDVRRFSLWCRQRGAEPGYDNFVWFLSGAIDAMLAAQNICLAAESEGLGVCFLGTTIYNADRIAEVLRLPEGVLPVTTVTLGWPEEMPPLTDRLPLEGVVHRERYEDYTPETIDRIWAEREASPETAELLRANGLPNLARIFTERRYTAEDNRLFSRKYFNMLKKQGFFNQ encoded by the coding sequence ATGATCGAAACGATTTTCCGGCACCGCTCGGTGCGAAGTTATAAGTCCGACCCGGTCGACGAGCGGCTGCTGGAGCGGATTCTCGAGGCCGGAGTCCGAGCCTCGAATACGGGTAATATGCAGGTGTACAGCATCGTCGTGACGACCGATCCGGCGATTCGGCAGGAGTTGTCGCCTTGCCACTTCGGTCAGCCGATGGTGACCGGCGCGCCGGTCGTGCTGACCTTCTGCGTCGATGTGCGCCGTTTCTCGCTTTGGTGCCGTCAGAGAGGAGCCGAGCCCGGCTATGACAATTTCGTTTGGTTCCTGAGCGGAGCGATCGACGCGATGCTGGCGGCGCAGAACATTTGTTTGGCCGCCGAGTCGGAAGGGTTGGGCGTTTGCTTTCTGGGCACGACGATCTACAATGCCGACCGGATCGCCGAGGTGCTGCGCCTGCCCGAAGGCGTGCTGCCCGTGACGACCGTGACGTTGGGCTGGCCCGAGGAGATGCCTCCGCTGACGGACCGGTTGCCTCTGGAAGGGGTTGTCCACCGCGAACGGTACGAGGATTATACGCCCGAGACGATCGACCGTATCTGGGCGGAGCGGGAAGCCTCGCCCGAGACGGCCGAATTGCTTCGCGCGAACGGACTGCCCAATCTGGCCCGCATCTTCACGGAGCGGCGGTACACGGCCGAGGATAACCGGCTGTTCTCGCGCAAGTACTTCAACATGCTGAAAAAGCAGGGCTTTTTCAATCAATAG
- the dapF gene encoding diaminopimelate epimerase: MGRKFSKYHGAGNDFVMIDGRTEPFDATPERVAALCRRRTGIGADGLMILESDPAEEFRMRYFNADGGEATMCGNGGRCIALFAHHLGIGGMRKRFIGVDGPHTAELLRVEGPEGEIRLGMIDVRRVEVHPEYLFLDTGSPHYVEFVESVRGVDVAGRGAAIRHSAAFAARGGTNVNFVEIVSDGHIRIRTFERGVEAETLACGTGATASAIAAAVRTGSPCRDYRVDVEGGTLRVAFEPDGKGGFTRIELTGPARKVFEGEFANDFRRDGEPEFQKKS, encoded by the coding sequence ATGGGAAGGAAATTCAGCAAATATCACGGAGCCGGAAACGACTTCGTCATGATCGACGGCCGCACGGAGCCTTTCGACGCCACGCCCGAGCGGGTGGCCGCCTTGTGCCGGCGCCGAACCGGCATCGGAGCCGACGGCCTGATGATCCTCGAGAGCGACCCGGCGGAGGAATTCCGCATGCGCTATTTCAACGCCGACGGCGGCGAAGCGACCATGTGCGGGAACGGCGGCCGGTGCATCGCGCTGTTCGCCCACCATCTGGGCATCGGCGGAATGCGGAAGCGCTTCATCGGCGTAGACGGCCCCCATACGGCCGAACTGCTGCGGGTCGAGGGTCCCGAGGGCGAGATACGCCTCGGGATGATCGACGTGCGGCGAGTGGAGGTGCACCCCGAATATCTGTTTCTCGACACCGGCTCGCCGCATTACGTCGAGTTCGTCGAGAGCGTCCGGGGAGTCGACGTCGCAGGGCGCGGCGCGGCGATACGCCACAGCGCCGCCTTCGCCGCCCGCGGAGGTACGAACGTCAACTTCGTCGAGATCGTTTCCGACGGCCATATCCGCATAAGGACTTTCGAGCGGGGCGTCGAGGCCGAGACGCTCGCCTGCGGAACGGGAGCGACCGCCTCGGCTATCGCTGCGGCCGTACGCACGGGCAGCCCGTGCCGGGATTACCGGGTCGACGTCGAGGGAGGCACGCTCCGCGTCGCGTTCGAACCGGACGGAAAGGGAGGCTTCACGCGGATCGAGCTGACCGGCCCGGCCCGGAAAGTGTTCGAAGGCGAGTTCGCGAACGATTTTCGGCGCGACGGAGAGCCGGAATTCCAAAAAAAATCCTAA
- a CDS encoding alpha/beta fold hydrolase, whose product MEKFIMANDTALRISDSGRGETTLALLHGYLESLEVWEDLAKRLAPYYRIVAIDIPGHGISQVRGEVHTMDFVADTLQAVLEKLGVRRCFLAGHSMGGYAAEAFAERHSDMLQGLILFHSTPNADTEQKKADRLREIELIRADKKELLASQFAPKGFAEENRRRLRDRIGQLEELTAATDDDGIVALLRGMIERRDMNDMLHALQVPQLFIFGRMDGFISVETAERLAAAHPQAEVAWLEHSGHMGFWEEPEASERIIRSFIGRHGGQEITPAFDSSDSSAR is encoded by the coding sequence ATGGAAAAGTTCATCATGGCCAACGACACGGCCCTGCGGATCAGCGACAGCGGCCGGGGCGAAACGACGCTTGCGCTGCTGCACGGCTATCTCGAGTCGCTCGAAGTGTGGGAGGATCTCGCCAAACGGCTCGCTCCCTATTACCGGATCGTCGCGATCGACATTCCCGGGCACGGAATCTCGCAGGTTCGGGGCGAAGTCCACACAATGGACTTCGTGGCCGACACGCTGCAGGCCGTGCTCGAAAAGCTCGGCGTCCGTCGCTGCTTTCTGGCGGGACACTCGATGGGCGGCTATGCCGCAGAGGCTTTTGCCGAACGTCATTCCGACATGCTTCAGGGACTGATCCTGTTCCACTCGACGCCGAACGCCGACACCGAGCAGAAAAAGGCGGACCGGCTGCGCGAGATCGAGCTGATCCGAGCCGACAAAAAGGAGCTTCTCGCTTCGCAGTTCGCTCCGAAAGGCTTCGCCGAGGAGAACCGCCGGCGTCTGCGGGACCGGATCGGACAGCTCGAAGAACTGACGGCCGCGACCGACGACGACGGCATCGTCGCCTTGCTGCGAGGCATGATCGAACGCCGCGACATGAACGACATGCTGCACGCGCTGCAAGTACCCCAACTGTTCATCTTCGGCCGCATGGACGGATTCATTTCCGTCGAGACGGCCGAGCGGCTGGCAGCCGCACACCCGCAGGCCGAAGTGGCATGGCTCGAACATTCCGGCCACATGGGCTTCTGGGAGGAACCCGAAGCTTCGGAGCGAATTATCCGGTCGTTCATCGGCCGGCACGGAGGACAGGAAATAACGCCTGCATTCGATTCAAGCGATTCCTCGGCCCGATAG